A region from the Rhodopseudomonas julia genome encodes:
- a CDS encoding ABC transporter ATP-binding protein encodes MNNAVLHVSDVQKSFGGLRALTDIELQVEKGKTHAIIGPNGAGKSTLLNVCIGRLPPDSGTVTFDGHLITGRPPYEINQLGVARVFQTPEIFPDLSLLQNVMVPAFAKRDGTFRMSALSSLEKETDLRDEAEKLLEDVGLLQFYAKLASSLSRGDKRRLELAMCLIQHPKLLLLDEPTAGMSRHDTNRTIDLLKQIKERGMTKVIIEHDMHVVFSLADRISVLAQGKIIAEGTPDEVRGSPRVQEAYLGGAH; translated from the coding sequence ATGAACAACGCAGTCCTGCATGTGTCGGACGTGCAAAAGAGCTTTGGGGGCCTTCGTGCCCTCACCGACATCGAGCTCCAGGTGGAGAAGGGCAAAACCCACGCCATCATCGGGCCGAACGGCGCCGGAAAATCGACGCTTCTCAATGTGTGCATCGGGCGCTTGCCGCCCGATTCCGGCACCGTCACCTTCGATGGCCATCTCATCACCGGGCGGCCGCCCTATGAGATCAACCAGCTCGGCGTGGCGCGCGTGTTCCAGACGCCGGAGATCTTTCCCGATCTCTCGCTTCTGCAGAACGTCATGGTGCCGGCCTTCGCCAAGCGCGACGGCACGTTCCGCATGAGCGCACTCTCCTCGCTCGAAAAGGAGACTGATCTGCGCGATGAGGCGGAGAAGCTTCTGGAGGATGTCGGGCTTCTGCAGTTCTACGCCAAGCTCGCCTCCAGCCTGTCGCGCGGCGACAAGCGTCGGCTGGAACTCGCCATGTGCCTCATCCAACATCCGAAGCTTCTGCTTCTCGACGAGCCGACGGCCGGCATGTCGCGGCACGACACCAACCGCACCATCGATCTTCTCAAGCAGATCAAGGAGCGCGGCATGACCAAGGTGATCATCGAGCACGACATGCATGTCGTGTTCTCGCTCGCCGACCGCATTTCGGTTTTGGCGCAAGGCAAGATCATCGCCGAGGGAACGCCCGACGAAGTGCGCGGCAGCCCGCGCGTGCAGGAAGCCTATCTGGGAGGAGCGCATTGA
- a CDS encoding ABC transporter ATP-binding protein produces MIDRTGHEEGAFFSCRNLHAYYGESYIVQGVSFSIQEKEVLALLGRNGAGKTSTLRTIARASNPELRQGEIWLGDQALHKMVDYQAARAGVVLVPEDRRIIPGLTVEENLVLARIEEPRGWEIEEVYERFPRLAERRNQEATTMSGGEQQMLAVARALVRDLKLLLLDEPYEGLAPVIVREIEKIVAEIKEIGITTVIVEQNAVAALQLADRAMILDMGEVVYEGTAKEVLENEDLRHEYLAV; encoded by the coding sequence ATGATCGACAGGACGGGTCACGAGGAAGGTGCCTTCTTCTCCTGCCGGAACCTGCATGCCTATTACGGCGAGAGCTATATCGTGCAGGGCGTCAGCTTCTCCATTCAGGAGAAGGAAGTGCTCGCCCTTCTCGGGCGCAACGGCGCCGGCAAGACCTCGACATTGCGCACCATCGCCCGCGCCAGCAATCCGGAGCTCAGGCAAGGCGAGATCTGGCTCGGCGACCAGGCGCTGCACAAGATGGTCGATTATCAGGCGGCGCGTGCCGGCGTCGTTCTGGTGCCTGAGGATCGGCGCATCATTCCGGGGCTGACGGTGGAAGAAAACCTCGTTCTCGCCCGTATCGAGGAGCCGCGCGGCTGGGAAATCGAAGAGGTCTACGAGCGCTTTCCGAGGCTTGCCGAACGGCGCAACCAGGAAGCCACGACGATGTCGGGCGGCGAACAGCAGATGCTGGCGGTCGCCCGCGCGCTGGTGCGCGATCTGAAGCTCCTGCTCCTCGACGAGCCTTATGAGGGGCTGGCGCCTGTCATCGTGCGGGAGATCGAAAAGATCGTGGCCGAGATCAAGGAGATCGGCATCACCACGGTGATCGTGGAACAGAACGCCGTCGCCGCCCTGCAGCTCGCCGACCGGGCGATGATCCTCGACATGGGCGAGGTGGTCTATGAGGGGACGGCGAAGGAAGTGCTCGAAAACGAGGATTTGCGGCACGAATATCTGGCGGTGTGA